TTTGCGAAAATCTTCTATTTGATGAGAAATAGCCAGCAATGGAGATAGGGTACCACACCATCACtggaaaaaactttaaatgaatAGTAGCAAATGAAAATATTCCTATGAACATTCATGATTCAACCCTATAATAGGGGAATCCTCAATTTATAGACAAGTTTGAAATGCATGCCGCTAAACGACATCTCTTCGTAAAAATCTTCTATTTGAAGAGGTATCGCTAGCAATGGTGAAGGGGGTACCACACCCCCTCTGGAAAAAACTTCAGATGCTTACGTCAACATTCGAACTATGTACCAGGGTTatttaagtgaaaaaaaaaatgaaagtgccTCAAAAACCGCAAAAATATGGTATTTAGTAAATAAAAAAGTGGCGTTCTAGTATCATCGtcaaaaagtgtcaaatttgaTACTAAAGTGACACAAAGATGTCactccacattttcatgtggaggtggcgatactGGTCAAGCTCCTGTGGGTGAGCAaggtcgttccggtccaaaggaccgattgcaGCTTgaacagagtggccattggttatttaaaggcgccaataactcgccttgtcatatctagcatcataggcactcagtgccGACTGGCCTCTCACTGGGaccctccgctcgataccgctgattgtccgcgactgctattgcggctactccgtatggagcattccactatctgcaacctgtggacaccagacagattggacctcaatgttccagcctgtgtggtgctcacagctatctacCGGTTGCGAATAgttgaatgctccatacggagtagctgcaaaggcaatcacggacaatcagcggtaccgACCGATCACTTTGCCTTCAATGCCCAcacatgttttgcaaatttaagttataaatattacaaatatttgcacttttttccTCGACTTgcgttggaaaaaaatttttttgggttttatttttGGCCTTCATATTTTGTTTACACTTGGAACAAGACTAGATTTGCGACAAGATTTCGGAAAATCCTtgttttgcaacgaggtttcccatacattttcatctccttcgaaattcaaatagggcgttaataaaaattaataacttACCTCTGCTTGCAATTTCTCAATTAGATTCTCTGCATTTTCATATGCCTCATTGGCAGGATTCATTTTCAAATGTACCACTTTGTATTTGTCGATATTAAAATCGCCTTTTAGGCAACGATGTTCCAACTCCAATTCCAGTTCCTCTTTACGTCTACGCAAACGTTCGTTCTCCATGCGTAATGTGTCCAATTCCTTTTTGAAATGTTCATAACCTGTGGCATTGGTATCCACACTCATGTTAACACCACTTTGATCGTTCATGTGTTGTTCGACATTTGCCTGTGGCCTTGTGGAATTTAATTCCTTTTCATAACTAGCACACATTTCTTTATAGCCTGCTAATGTTTTCTCCAACATTTCTAAGCGTGTTTTAAGCTGAGTTTCGGTGGAAGACAAATCGCTGGCAATGGGATTAGATATGGTGAGatctttttcaaaattctcCAGCAATTGCTTGTAGCAATCGCGTTCTTTCGACACCAGCAATAGTTTTTTTTGTACCCGATCCTTAAATGCTTTGTGACGTTTGAGGGCTACATTTAACTCTTCCAAGTTTTTGCTATAGATTTCACATTTCTGCTTATAGTCCAATAATTCTGATTCCAAACATTTTGACTCGGAAGCCTTGGTGCCCTTTTCACTTGCCATGAGAACATCGTTTTTCAAAAGTTCCTCAATGCGAGCCCTCAAAGCCAAGGGACTGACAAGCGTATTGGGGGAACAATGATCTTGGGCCACCTTAGTCCATTCCTTGATTTCTTCTTGCGCATGTTTCAATTGAACTTGCAGTGTAACAGCCTCAGAACGTCCACCTTCCTCTTTTTCCAAGCGTGAGCGTAAATCAAAGACCTGTTCTTCCAATAGCAATTTATTACCCAACAATTCTTGCAAGTGTTTGTTATTGGAGCGTAGACGTTCCAATTCTTTATCCATATTAGGTATGCTCAGCAAACGATCCTGCGAATTCTACACAGAAATGCCAAAgcctttttaaaagaaaaacctATTTATGAGTATTTGCAGACTGACATACCTTTGttatttctttccaatcggcaTAGGAAGCAATTTCGAACTCTAATTCTTTAATGCGTTGATTGGAATTCTCATAATCGTGATTGAGTTTTTCATGCTGCAGTTTTAAGTCTTCAAATCCAGAAGCTCGAGCACGAAAATCATCCAATTGATGCCTTAAGGATTCCAGTTCGTCGCAGCTTAGTTCTAATTCCTGTGCACAAACATATATCATTAGTTGGGAAACTGGGTTTCAAAATCTTACATACCAACTCTATTTTCTCTGCATGCCTTTTGTATTCGCTCAATTCGTTGGCCATACTATTTTGTATCAAACGGGCATTTTCCTCAATATCATGTTTGGCACGTTGTAGCTTTAAAATCATATCTTCATAACCGTGTTTTTGCTGTTGCAATTCATTTTGTGCCTTCAAGGCTTCCTGCTTGGCGGCATGCTCTCGTTTTCTTAAGAGCTGCATATGTTTTTCCAAATCTTGAATTTTGTTTGAGGAAAAGTCACATTGCTTTTTTAGCTCTGTGACCCGGCTTTCATAGAGGGTCTCAGATTCCTGTCGTAGCTTATGAAGACGATCCACCTCCTGCTTAAACTTGGAAACCTGGCAAAATAATCATAGAAGTCGAATTTTTTGTAATAcatacaaaaattatatatatgtatcatttCCATTACCCTAGTTTTGGCCTCTATTAAATCTGCTTTCATACGTCTTGTTTCCCATGGACTAGGTGGCACCCCAATTGCATTCAAAGAGGAATTGCTATTATTGTGGCTAATATTTAAAGAATTGTCTTCGAAACTTTGTGAAAAGCGTCTCTTCTTCGGAACTGGAAAATACACATGTAGTTAATGCCGGCATATTTATTGCATTGCTAGACTTACTTGTGCCAGAGTCATTGAAGGAATCACTCAGATGCTCGAAACTTAATTTTTTGGGGGCAGAATGTGTCACAGAATCGTTGAATTTGGCCAATATTTTATCCAAACTAGTTTTAATCTCCTCCATTTTATCACTTTATTGAACTACAATTTGTGACAGTATCTGCGCAATTTGTTTAGAGAAAAAACAATATTATCCAAACTAAAAAAAGGAAACCCAAAGCACGCCACAATACACAAAATGCAAACGGTGTTGCCATATGTCTAACGCTACAGATGGCATAAAGagttgcaatttttttattagatATGGTGTACTccatgttaaattaaatgtaTGTAGATGTTGGTTAATcccaggaacacgaatctgaggCCCGTTTGTGGGGTAAATGCGCGTGGACCACCTAGGGGCCATAACCAACGAGTCAATGGGAAGTACTGCATTCTTAAGCAAGAaaggtatcaaacgaaaggtattaacgagtagattacaaatatccAAAGGTTCTTGAGATAGTGAATCCCCTAACCCAGGCAATGTGGATATGCAAACCTAATGAAAAAGGTGAAAAATTTATAGATTTATTTTCCAACATATGTGTAGTTAGATTTTAGTTTTGTGTTTCCTGGGTCCAagtcttagaaatttttttgcacatttGTAATATACTCGTTATTGTAGGGATTTTCGCCCCTATAAGTTAATACCAGCCATAAGTTAATAGATTTCGAAGCAAAAAACATGTCGCCTTACAAGCAAGCCATATTAACCCAAGTAGTGTACAGCAAACagctgaaaatatattttttctcgCCAAATGCACTAACTGTCAACGACTGTTAACAACCTACAAAATCGACATCAGAGTTtcactaaaaaattaaatactgattttgacagatagtgctcccaatttttaaagttgtgagaaaagTAGTTAAATTATCAATttgtaaaaacaatttaatttggggttgctttcttTCGACTGATaacgaaaacagctgatttcttaaTGTTTTTGCCAGCAAGAATAGAACATACTCAAACCCAAAAAATTACGTGCGCTATTTTTGAGAAGTGATTTTAATACGTTAGTTTCATTTGTAtaacacgacatgtacaactctatTTGTGCTAATGACATGTTATTAGAAACCTACATGCATACTGTTTGATAGATCCTTTACAAGAGGCTTCATGCAGTCTTAttttaaaaccacatttacaCTTGAGCccacttgatttgagataatccCGGAAACCCGTTTAAACGCCATTTACACCGCTCTTTAAATCCGATTTAATggttcgatcatctgttttccctttataaaatcagctgacgacagccttaaatccggatttaatgatcACCGTAAACGGGGGTTTACACTACGATTCAAGTGATTTGTATTATTCAAAAGGAATGTTTTTGACACAGTTTATTGCGGTGAGCAGTTAAATTGGTGAaagctttttttacatttaactaaaaaatttttcaattttaataagaaattgtcagataTTGTTtgatttattgcaaaatcaaaacaaaaatattgcacTCAGCTGTTCGCTGACCTCACCTCGTAAGAGCTCACCTCGTTATGGCTTTGCGTTTAACTAATCAATTGAGATGATTGTATGGCAACACTATGAACAACATCTGTTATGTTTACCATTTGTGTAGACAAACATCAGTTCTTTATCAGAAAGCTGTGGCAacaaagaaagtaaataaaagATTTCAATTCTTTGTTGTGGAATCAACAAAAGTCCCAAAAGTGTAAGTTTAAATTTATCACGCATaacataaaatatgaaaatttataaatttactCATTAATACTTAGGTAAAATGGCTGCAGAATCAAAGATTAGTGAAGAAATCACGCTATTGCGCCGAGAAATACAGCAACTGCGAAAGACCTGTGCTGCTAAAGAGAAACGTTTGTGTGAGCTGGTAACGCATCAACAGCAGTCTAAAAATGAGCCGAATGAAAGCAGCATTTTGAACAATGATGATATTGCCCGCTATAGTCGACAATTGATTTTACCGAATTTTGGAGTACAAGGCCAGATCAAGTTGAAACAATCTGCCTTTCTTATAGTAGGCATGGGTGGTCTTGGGTGTCCAGCTTCGCAATATTTACTTGCCGCCGGTTGTGGACGTTTGGGTTTGGTGGATTACGATGAGGTGGAGCGCAGTAATTTCCATCGCCAAACTCTACACACTGAAATAAGCATTGGAATGCCAAAAGTAGAGTCAGCCAAACAATCTTTGCTACAAATAAATCCCCATTGCCACGTAGACTGCCATTGTCTGTTGCTGAATAGTGAGAATGCTTTGGAAATTCTTAGACAATATGATGTTATACTGGACTGTACGGACAATGTGGCTACTCGTTATCTGTTGAACGATGCCTGTGTTATGCTGAACAAACCTTTGATATCGGGCAGCGCCTTGCAAATGGATGGTCAAATAACGGTATACAACTATGGAGAGAACTGTCCTTGTTATCGATGCCTATTTCCTGTTCCTCCTCCTCCCGACACTGTAACAAATTGTGGAGACGGTGGGGTATTGGGAGCTGTTACCGGTGTAATAGGATCTCTTCAAGCTTTGGAGGCTATTAAGGTTGCCCTCGGTGGCTTGGGAGGCGAGGTAATGGCAGGACGTTTGCTAATATTTGATGGTGGTCGCTGCCAATTCCGCAATATACGCCTACGCTCAAAACGAGCCGATTGTGATGTATGCTCTCCAAATCCCATGATCACCCATTTAATAGATTATGAGCAATTTTGTGGCATGCATGCTTCGGACAAAGACACGGCTTTAAATATTCTTACAACGGAACAACGCTTAACTGTGGAAGAGTACAAGCATATGTTGGACACCCAAAGTAATCATATTCTGATGGACGTAAGGCAGCCTGCtgaatttgaaatttgccaTTTACCTAAATCTGAAAATGTGCCCCTGAAGACTATTCTAAACGATGAATATTTGAAACGTTTCGAAAAAGAGCTTCAAGATGAAAATAAGGGTATTGTTGTTCTATGTCGTCGGGGAAATGACTCACAGATTGCAGCACAACATATTATTAATAGATTCCCTCAGCGCACTGTATTCGACCTCAAAGGTGGTCTGCATGCTTGGCATTATAAAATCGATAAGAATTTTCCCATCTATTAGAGgttattatttgaaaaaaaatgcttTGCTTTGCATTTCATGcttttataatttgtttaattgtataatgtgtatgtatgtatgtgtgtttgtatgtatggACAAATTGGATgttattattatataaaataataaatgtaaTGTATTATCCTATAGCATGGTGTCTCGAAAGAAGATTTTTTACCAGAAACTGAACTGAATGAAAACGTTGAGTAAAGGGTCAGAAGGACACTGAATGCCCTGTACTTCTGTTGCATTTTGGAGCTGGGGGTGGTACACAGGATATTTACGACGGTGATTTGGCCCATAGCAGTTGCGCCATCCACAGGATGTTCAAGAGCGAAGAAGAGAGTACAGACGCAGTGCTAAACTCTTGAGCAAACAGCAATGCTTAGAGAGAGAGGCGCTGAATGCAATGCTCAATCTTATGTCTTTGCTCCACTTTGTTGAGTATACGGCAACAAAGGTCGGCAGGCCAAGTCCCTGCTGGTCCTAGCTGGTCTGTGGTGGCGAGAAGGACTTGAAAATGCCTGAAGTAGCTGACTTGATGAAGCTCTCACCGATATGAGCTTATCTATGGTCCGCCTGGTTTCCTTAGTTTTTGTCTACTGTCTTGAACGCACTTTGGTGGATTTCCATTGTCCTTTTTCTCTTCTCCACTTTTCTAAGGCTGGCGATGCGGACATTAGGGAGGTTTTGAAACGAATACATCATAACAGTTCGGGAGACAATGGAAGCTATTCAGATGGACAGTTTTAGTAAATTACTAGACAgctattgttgctgttgttgttgtagcagtgtgttgtgcactaAGGCCGCAGCCCTCGCCGATGAATTACTCCATTGACTCAACCGGCTGCCAGGGGATTGACAAGATAGCTATTCAAATTCCTCAGCTATATCAGAGTTATCTTTCTATCTGGACAATCCAATGAAAGTATCATGCTTTCTCGATTCGGTTTGTCACAACAGGTGCTAACGAAATCAGATAGGAAGACTTAAATTGCTTTCAATTGTGTCCCATTTTGCGTAAGCCATCTTTATCTTTGCCTTGAGGTCTTTGGCAGTTCGACGGCCCGCGCCGACGTAATTAGATGTTAAATTTGTATTCCATTTGCAAACATGTCTTATTTGTATCACATATTgtatcgatcggtatacttgtcagCAAAGAGTTATCAATTTACTAAGAGTGTTTGTATTTGTATAgtattgtttgtttatttaaccTCTCTTTGGGCTACTCAGCCATATCAGAATTCTCTTTTTCTCCCGAGTCTCTCTGGATAATCCAATGAAAGTATCATGCTTTCTCTATTCGGTTTGTCACAACAGGTGTTCACGAAATcagatcaatcccatggcagccggttgtacgtaccggattgacccgatttagttttttatcggcaagggctgccacctcagtgtataacacacaaCGAAATCAGATAGGAAGACTAAAATTACaacaaccaatcccatggcagccggttgtatgtaccggattgacccgatgaaatccttcatcggcaagggctgccgcgtCAGTGTACCACACAACTGCTACTGCAACAACTAAAATTGCTGTCAATTGAATTCCATTTTGTCTAAGCCATCTTTTTTTCCCTTTCAGTTCTTTGGCAGTGCGACAGCCCTCGCCAAAGTAATAAGTTGTTTAATTTGTATTCCAATTAAAAGCATGTCTTATTTGTATTACATATTGTAttgatcggcatacttatcagtTCATTGGGGCGCCCCCTGAAGGAATTGTCTTAAAATTGCATTTCAGTCCGCCAACCTTTTGAATTTTGATCGTTGCCAGATTGCGAAAACAGTATTATCGGCATACATTAAACCGTTATTCGGCATTTCCCCCCAAAATGCTAAAACATTATTATCGACATCAATAGATAGAGCTGTTATTTGGCAGAACCGTTAATTGACATTCAACTTTCTCCTTgtcaattttataataaaaatttgtatcaaaattcaattttttcagttttttgttttcaaagctctttaattttaaatataaattaaacatATTTATTTGCGACAGTGCGACAGCCCTCGCCAAAGTAATAAGTTGTTTAATTTGTATTCCAATTAAAAGCATATCTTATTTGTATTACATATTGTAttgatcggcatacttatcagtTCATTGGGGCGCCCCCTGAAGGAATTGtcttaaaattgcattttagtCCGCCAACCTTTTGAATTTTGATCGTTGCCAGATTGCGAAAACAGTATTATCGGCATAAATTAAACCGTCATTCGGCATTTCCCCCCAAAATGCCAAAACATTATTATCGACATCAATAGATAGAGCTGTTATTTGGCAGAACCGTTAATTGACATTCAACTTTCTCCTTgtcaattttataataaaaatgtgtatcaaaattcaattttttcagttttttgttttcaaagctctttaaatttaaatataaattaaacatatttatttaaaatttgaaaatttttatttgactttGAATATAAAATATCATCAAAGGGCACTTAGCAAAGGCATGCTTATCATACCCACGACCTAAACAAACAACATTCAAAATATCAAAGAAACACAGACAGTTGTCTTCGAcgaatacaacaacaacgacaacgggCCGCAAAGTGATGTAATAAATCTTCTGAGAAAGAAGTGATTGTTATGAAATGTAATAATGTAAGGTACTAActtaataaaaatttccttttgaaaATAAAGGATGATAAGTCACCTGCGGATAGAAAAGGAAAATCAAATACCAACATTTCGCGGTTTCAAAGCGCGTGGAAGGAGCACCTCCAAAAATAATTTCATAGCATTTTAGTGGCACgaaacaagaaaataaaataaatgatatggaATTTTGTGGCTCTGCTGTAACACAATGAGTTATGGGTcaacattaaaaattgttttatgattttattAGGAGAACAACAAGGATATCACTATTCACATACATATACACCCATTCATACATACCTATGTTTGTATATGTATGGCTACATATGAATAACTATGGCTGTTGTGTGTAAGGGACCAATGCTGAAGTAAATCCCGAGAAGAGTGATAAGTGTCGTTATGAATTCCTTTTTTATGACTTGATTTTTCTAATATCAACAATGCATaaccacacacaaacacacatacaattACTAAGCCGCCTACCAGCTCTCCCTATTGTATAGGAATTCGtctacatacacacacacacccacgcATCACATTGTTACCCAGCTCAAAGGACTTTTGGGAcaagaaatcaaaattaaattgttttcttaGGACGTTGCTGCTTGTTGGTTTTCCCATCTTAACACTCACTTACTCATAAGTCCTTTGGGTATTGTTCCGTAAGTGGTTATTAAGGCGTTGGGAAAGTTACGCTTTCATGGGGATACCATAAAGGTGGCCAAGGAAAGCCACAAGGTGCTTTTTAGTTCTGGTGGGACAATAActtgcaaacaaattttcaaagaaaaattaatcGATGTTGTAGGAAATTGTCAGAATACTATTTGTGTGGAAAATTGTGTGAacctttttataggaaaatttgtgaaaattttatttttttaaaaagtttatctctataaaaagtttgtttttgtgtaaattacattttttaaaaaattttatcattttttaatttctataaaaaaaatttattaacaactaccgaaaattttatcaatttttttcttccgaaaaatttataaaatgtttttatatatattttttttaatttctatcaaaaattttatgaaatttttttcttccgaaaaatttataaaatttttttccatattttttttttaattatattctcatacaaaatttttttaatatcttttttagaagattctgtcaaaattttatttctataaaaattttttcaaaatttaatttccatagaaaattttttcaaaattttatttctataggaaattttttcaaaattttatttctataggaaattttttcaaaattttatttctgtagaaaatattttaaaattgtatttcaattgaattttttttcaaaattctatttatttaaagaattttctttaatttcttcTTTTAAGTACCTACATATTTTACTTAAGTAGGATTTTTTCGTATATCTGGTCACCTTGAAGAACTTAGATTAGTTTTCGGTTTCCATTTGTGTTCAGTGCATTGGGTGGCCTTGCCAATGTCAGGCTACTTTCTTGCGAAGGAGTAATAATAAAgacaaataacaacaatgaCAAGCGCATacgaaaaacttttcaaattgtCGACCAAATAGGCTGTCTCTCAAACTGTGTTTTTCTTATCTTCTCGTGTTTGTTAAAGGTTGTTGTTATGGAGGTGATGAGAGATGTAAATATTCGGTTCTATTTACAAAGCTGAAGACTTAAAAAGTCTAACGGTGataacatttaaaaataaatttgttttgccaTAGGTGAGGAAAACGTAAAAACTGTGTAAAGGAGTGAGTTAaacttatgttaggttaggttgagccTTTGGAAAAACACCTAAcgtaagccagcaatcggcttttTATGcgctttaaatatttaaaaatttgcgaAAGCTGGGCTTTGActtaggaaatgttccaacgtttcatcatcttacCCACATGCCTTCTTCTACCttgggaaggatttttttattacccttttcatttgagaagggtagttttgttaccattttcctttgagaagggtagttttgatacTTTTTTCCTTTGAGAAGGGTAGGTTTGTACCattgagaagggtagttttgttacccttttaattttagaagggtagtttttaccCTTGTCCTTTGAGAAGGGTagattttttacacttttccttttgggaagggaagggaagttttgttacccttttccttagagAAGGGTAGTTCCGTTACGCTTTTACtttgagaagggtagttttattacccttcttCCTTTCAGAAGGTTTGTTTTGTTATCCTTTTCCCTTGAGAAGGGTAGTTACGTTACTCTTTTCCTTTGAGAAGGGTAGTTTCGTTACTCTTTTCCTTTAAGAATGGTAGGTTTGTACCATTGAGAAGgatagttttgttacccttttcatttgagaagggtagtttttacccttttcctttgaaaagggtaattttgttaccctttaccttgagaagtgtagttttgttaccctttttcctttgagaagggtagttttattccCCTTCTTCCTtcgagaagggtagttttgttactcTTTTCCctagagaagggtagttttgttactcGTTTCCTttaagaagggtagttttgttatcctttcttttgggaaaggtagttttattaccctttcttttggggaaaggtagttttgccccccctttcctttgagaatggtagttttgttacccttttccctagataagggtagttttgttactcttttcctttgagaagggtagttttgttaccctttcttttgggaaaggtaatgttattaccctttcttttggggaaaggtagttttgtcCCCCTTTTCCTTTGAGAAGGGAAGTTTTGTTACCATTTTCCtttgagaagggtagtttttataccctttcttttgggaaacgtagttttgttacactttttcCTTTGAGAGGGGTAGATTTGTTACGTTTTTCTTTTGAGAAGGGTAGTTCCGTTACGCTTTTACtttgagaagggtagttttattacccatctTCCtttgagaagggtagttttttacccttttcattttagaagggtagttttattacccttccaTCTTTGAGAAGGGTAGTTTCGTTACCCTTTTCCCTTGAGAAGGCTAGTTTTGTTCCCCTTCTTCCATTGAGAAGGTAAGTTTGGTTATCCTTCTTCCTTTGAGAAGGTTTGTTTTGTTACCCATTTCCTTTGagcagggtagttttattaccctcctTCCtttgagaagggtagttttgttacccttttcctttgagAAGGGTAATTTCGTTACTCTTTTCCTTTGAGAATGGTAGGTTTGTACCattgagaagggtagttttgttacccttttcctttgagAGAGTGGTTTTGTTCCCCTTTTCCTTCGAGAAGGGTAGATGTGTTACCCTTTTACtttgagaagggtagttttattacccttcttCCTTTGAGAACGTTTGTTTTGTTGCACTTTTCCTTTGTGCAGggttgttttattacccttctTCCTatgagaagggtagttttgttacccttttcctttgagAAGGGTAGTTTCGTTACTCTTTTCCTTTGAGAAGGGTAGGTTTGTATCattgagaagggtagttttgttacccttttcatttgagaagggtagttttgatacccttttcctTTGAGAAGAGTAGTTTTGTTCCCCTTTTCCTTCGAGAAGCATAGATGTGTTACCCTTTTCCcttgaaaagggtagttttgttactcTTTTCTTTTGAGAAGGGTAATTTTGTTACCCTTTTCCCTTGacaagggaaattttgttaccATTTTCCTTTGAGAAGGGTAGCTTTGTTACTCGTTTCCTTTGAGGAAAGAAGTTTTGTTGTCCTTTTAATTTGTTACCCTTTTCCTATGAGAATGATACTTTCCTTTTGGGAGGGTATTATTGTAcaacttttccttggaaaagggtagttttgttacccttttcctttgaCAAGGGtggttttgttacccttttcctttgagAAGGTTGGTTTTGTGACCCTTTTCCTTTGAGAAGGTTTGTCTTGTACacatttttcctttgaaaaggatagttttgttaCCTTTTTCCTTTAAGAAGGATAGCTTTgttacacttttcatttgagaagGGCTGTTTTGTTACccgttttctttgaaaatggtAGGTTGTACCCCTTTACCTTTGAGAAGGCTAGTTTTGTAGACCTTTATCCTTTGAGAAGGATAGTGTTGTTATCTTTTTCCTTTGAGgtgggtagttttgttaccctgtTCCttttaaagggtagttttgtaccCTTTTTCCTTTGACAAGGGTAGT
The genomic region above belongs to Stomoxys calcitrans chromosome 5, idStoCalc2.1, whole genome shotgun sequence and contains:
- the LOC106090191 gene encoding mitotic spindle assembly checkpoint protein MAD1; this translates as MEEIKTSLDKILAKFNDSVTHSAPKKLSFEHLSDSFNDSGTIPKKRRFSQSFEDNSLNISHNNSNSSLNAIGVPPSPWETRRMKADLIEAKTRVSKFKQEVDRLHKLRQESETLYESRVTELKKQCDFSSNKIQDLEKHMQLLRKREHAAKQEALKAQNELQQQKHGYEDMILKLQRAKHDIEENARLIQNSMANELSEYKRHAEKIELELELSCDELESLRHQLDDFRARASGFEDLKLQHEKLNHDYENSNQRIKELEFEIASYADWKEITKNSQDRLLSIPNMDKELERLRSNNKHLQELLGNKLLLEEQVFDLRSRLEKEEGGRSEAVTLQVQLKHAQEEIKEWTKVAQDHCSPNTLVSPLALRARIEELLKNDVLMASEKGTKASESKCLESELLDYKQKCEIYSKNLEELNVALKRHKAFKDRVQKKLLLVSKERDCYKQLLENFEKDLTISNPIASDLSSTETQLKTRLEMLEKTLAGYKEMCASYEKELNSTRPQANVEQHMNDQSGVNMSVDTNATGYEHFKKELDTLRMENERLRRRKEELELELEHRCLKGDFNIDKYKVVHLKMNPANEAYENAENLIEKLQAEIERLKRKNKKLEEDNEVTMARLNETTSMTMNFKEINQLRTELESMNSKMKKMKECYKSASMEFREVVYMLFGYRIDRVGSNTNYKLSSMYAEDADHYLNFRLNESNMLDMLETPYSVTLKPLIESQLVGNKSLPAFLSALTLELFQRTTITMS
- the LOC106090192 gene encoding adenylyltransferase and sulfurtransferase MOCS3, producing MAAESKISEEITLLRREIQQLRKTCAAKEKRLCELVTHQQQSKNEPNESSILNNDDIARYSRQLILPNFGVQGQIKLKQSAFLIVGMGGLGCPASQYLLAAGCGRLGLVDYDEVERSNFHRQTLHTEISIGMPKVESAKQSLLQINPHCHVDCHCLLLNSENALEILRQYDVILDCTDNVATRYLLNDACVMLNKPLISGSALQMDGQITVYNYGENCPCYRCLFPVPPPPDTVTNCGDGGVLGAVTGVIGSLQALEAIKVALGGLGGEVMAGRLLIFDGGRCQFRNIRLRSKRADCDVCSPNPMITHLIDYEQFCGMHASDKDTALNILTTEQRLTVEEYKHMLDTQSNHILMDVRQPAEFEICHLPKSENVPLKTILNDEYLKRFEKELQDENKGIVVLCRRGNDSQIAAQHIINRFPQRTVFDLKGGLHAWHYKIDKNFPIY